In the Prionailurus viverrinus isolate Anna chromosome A3, UM_Priviv_1.0, whole genome shotgun sequence genome, GCTGCGCGCGCTGAGGGTCCTGGGGGCGAGACCCCCGTGCGGGCCTTGGGCCCTGTCGCTGCAGCCGGTTCGCGGCCGCAAGACCCGCCATGACCCGCCGGCCAAATCCAAGCTCGGGCGCGTGACAACCCCGCCTGCGGTGGATCCTGTAGAGTTCTTCGTGCTGACGGAGCGTTACCGACAGTACCGCCAGACGGTGCGCGCCCTCAGGTGTGTACGACTTAAGGGGAGGCGGGCGTCGGCGCCGTGGGCGGTGTGTCCGGGCGGGCGTAGAGGGTGCCGACTTTGGCGCGTCTCTGCCCAGGCTTGAGTTCGTGTCAGAGGTGCGGAAGAAGATGCACGAGGCCCGGGCCGGGGTCCTGGCAGAGCGCAAGGCTCTGCAGGAAGCCACTGAGCACCGCGACCTGATGGCCTGGAACCAGGCCGAGAACCAGCGGCTGCACGAGCTGCGGTGAGTGGGCcgggaggcggggcgggccgcTGGCTGGCGCGGGGGAGATCCAGCCGCACTGAGTCTCTGCCTGTTGCCCTCCACCCCAGGTTAGCGAGGCTGCGGCAGGAAGCGCGGGAGCAGGAGCAGCGGCAGGCGGAGGAGAAGGCCCGGCGGGCCCGAGAGGCACAAGCCTGGGCGCAGCTCAAGGAGCAGGAAGCGTTGCAGCTGCAGGTGGGCCGTGTCTCCAGGGGCTGGGGCTAGAGGCCAGGAACTCCGCCTGGGCCGCACTCGGAGTCCTAGGCGCCGCGAAATGGGGCACTGGCTGCGTGCAAAGAGAGAGTGAACAGCCTTGAGTCTTGAGAGTTAGCAAGTAGGTGAGGATTTGGCGTGCGAGGAGAGTGCCTGGCAGGCGCAGAAGTAAGAGTTGACATTGGAAAGTGTTCAAGTACCTGGGTGATGGTAAGCCTGCATCTGGGAGGGACCCCCGGTTCCACAAGGAATTCGTATTTTGCCTTACAGGCGATAAAGTCGTTGAAGTTATGTTCTAGACTAGGATATCAGGTATGAGGCTTAAAAGCAGACCAGTTAGGAGTGATCCAGCAACAAAGGACGGGGTCTGAATTAAAGTAACAGAAGGAGAAGGACAAGTTTGAGAGAGATTAAGAAGGACATTGAGGCAACATTGAGGAACTGATTCCACCTAGCAGGTCCAGAGGTTGTCACAACTGGTGCGATTTCTTATCTGAGAAAGACGAACGTGGTAAGGCTGCCTGATATTTTTCCACTGGAAGGTCCGCAGGATCGTAGCTGTAGTGGGATCCTCCTCTACAGAGGTCCTAGGCTCCAAGCATCCATCCAAAGAGAGCTGGAGCCTCTCCCTTAGTGGGCAAAA is a window encoding:
- the MRPS26 gene encoding 28S ribosomal protein S26, mitochondrial, whose translation is MLRALRVLGARPPCGPWALSLQPVRGRKTRHDPPAKSKLGRVTTPPAVDPVEFFVLTERYRQYRQTVRALRLEFVSEVRKKMHEARAGVLAERKALQEATEHRDLMAWNQAENQRLHELRLARLRQEAREQEQRQAEEKARRAREAQAWAQLKEQEALQLQEEAKNFITRENLEARVEEALDSPKSYNWAITREGLVVRPQHKGS